A genome region from Macrotis lagotis isolate mMagLag1 chromosome 4, bilby.v1.9.chrom.fasta, whole genome shotgun sequence includes the following:
- the MLH3 gene encoding DNA mismatch repair protein Mlh3 isoform X4 translates to MIKCLSEEVQTKLRSGVAISSLSQCVEELALNSIDAEAKCVAVRVNMETFKVQIVDNGSGMERDDLNRMGKQYFTSKCKSLQDLENPKYYGFRGEAVSSIVNMASAVEISSKTQRTVETFVKLFQNGKALEACEAELTRPSSGTTITVCNLFYQLPVRRKCMDPRLEFEKVRQRIEALSLMHPSISFSLRNDISGTMVLQLPKTKDTCSRFCQIYGLGKSQKLREINFKYKEFELNGYISSEAHYNKNLQFLFVNKRLILKTRLHKLIDFLLRKESIICRPKGNLASKQMNSSPPRHRSNPELHGIYVINVKCQFGEYDVCLDPAKTLIEFKNWDIVLVCIQEGIKTFLKQEQLFIELSSDDIKEFNEDSGLTLFNTVLQPVTTSDEKCVQNNFQEACENILDSYEIFNMKSKTVKRKAVVENFTLKTCRSEEDIRQTRDYQTNSDPNEMCFNDVIESSVYCQDGTCPEPNILTQQEAKFTETEKNNTKNICLEYEYSENFCGPSSEVLKSCSHASHHLEESGENPCLQKEKINDNGMVVSSVCEEYQQRPPPFGKMLLETCDTLKEDERTRRESNCDKGTTQFNIGQVQLCSTGFITHVMQTQQLKASEMDFTSKNFQPGPISARQIFGNRNQSSVETPNMDLNINLSEESTKLSNQNFCLTNIKDGPKNKSIGISKNKTCFHKKNNKQSHTSNLLSNASLTFPWNVRIANNGKKTEKLIVHKNLNLVSQPSSFEKFKRQYRKVESPLPTRIQDISDDSEITTNNGSQIEPDVSQKGNSHLDHSNICQIPTIINNEPNDSDQPMSGQFPTSKKKEKLGQQDAVVRESPIVLSSDYSQHNRKSSNVNRPVGSLASKLSRMKGHNKEPLIIESIGHSNGSCQFNSSKKDSNNLCNVLPQDSHKLPHNIHKMTGDSSLIPDSNTAVQDNTCNKNTNSHFPNQSSVINTTEDYPVRHNGPLVSSRNASFEVWKDPSVLTLFSEQQLETANPPSTALLSHVDFSADDQISVEKENTKITVSKDEESMVRSFDWQQHFDVSLGRTVYVNKITGLSTFSAPQEDSLATCTKDLTTMAVNVVFGNGFQYRCHPFRSNLVLPFLRRTREERTTVRQEYRDTVDEAIGTDSLQTLFSEWENPVFSRYPEVALDVSSEQAESLKVKIHNILYPYRFTKEMVHSMQGIDHQPMAVKLRGWDSHLQCVCQQHV, encoded by the exons ATGATCAAGTGTTTGTCTGAGGAAGTGCAAACTAAACTTCGTTCTGGTGTGGCTATCAGCTCCCTTAGCCAGTGTGTTGAAGAACTTGCCCTTAATAGCATTGATGCTGAAGCAAAATGTGTTGCTGTGAGAGTAAACATGGAAACTTTCAAAGTTCAGATTGTAGACAATGGATCTGGGATGGAAAGGGATGATCTCAACAGGATGGGAAAACAATATTTCACCAGTAAATGCAAATCTCTACAAGACTTAGAGAACCCAAAATATTATGGTTTCCGAGGGGAGGCAGTTTCAAGCATAGTAAATATGGCCAGTGCTGTTGAAATTTCATCCAAAACACAGAGAACAGTAGAAACTTTTGTGAAACTGTTTCAGAATGGGAAAGCCCTGGAAGCTTGTGAAGCTGAGTTGACTAGGCCAAGTTCAGGAACAACAATTACCGTATGTAACCTATTTTACCAAttaccagtgaggaggaaatgcaTGGATCCCAGACTGGAATTTGAGAAGGTTAGGCAGAGGATTGAAGCATTGTCACTCATGCACCCatccatctccttttctttaagaaatgatatttCTGGTACTATGGTTCTTCAGCTCCCCAAAACCAAAGATACATGCTCTAGATTTTGTCAAATTTATGGACTGGGTAAGTCACAAAAGTTAAGAGAaatcaattttaaatataaagaatttgaaCTAAATGGATATATCAGTTCTGAAgcacattataataaaaatttgcaGTTTTTGTTCGTGAACAAAAGACTGATTTTAAAGACAAGATTGCATAAACTCATTGACtttttattaagaaaagaaagtattattTGTAGGCCAAAGGGTAACCTTGCAAGTAAGCAAATGAATTCAAGCCCTCCTCGGCATCGGTCAAACCCAGAACTCCATGGGATCTATGTAATCAATGTCAAATGCCAATTTGGTGAGTATGATGTGTGTCTAGATCCAGCAAAAACTTTAATTGAATTTAAGAACTGGGATATTGTCTTAGTTTGCATTCAAGAaggtataaaaacatttttaaaacaagaacAATTATTTATAGAATTGTCAAGTGATGACATTAAAGAATTTAATGAAGACAGTGGCTTGACCTTATTCAATACCGTTCTTCAGCCTGTGACCACCTCTGATGAAAAATGTGTCCAGAACAATTTTCAGGAAGCATGTGAAAATATTTTGGattcatatgaaatatttaatatgaaGTCTAAAACTGTGAAAAGAAAAGCTGTTGTGGAAAACTTTACTTTAAAGACTTGTAGGAGTGAAGAAGACATCAGACAAACAAGAGACTATCAGACCAACAGTGACCCAAATGAAATGTGCTTTAATGATGTGATAGAATCATCTGTATATTGTCAAGATGGCACCTGCCCAGAACCAAATATCTTAACACAACAGGAAGCCAAATTCacagagactgaaaaaaataatactaaaaatatttgtttGGAATATGAGTATTCTGAAAACTTCTGTGGACCCAGTTCAGAAGTGTTAAAGAGTTGTTCTCATGCTTCACATCATCTTGAAGAAAGTGGAGAAAATCCATGTCTGCAAAAGGAAAAGATCAATGATAATGGAATGGTTGTTAGCAGTGTTTGTGAGGAATACCAACAAAGACCTCCACCTTTTGGAAAAATGCTTTTGGAGACATGTGATACACttaaagaagatgaaagaacAAGAAGAGAATCTAATTGTGATAAAGGAACCACACAGTTCAATATTGGACAAGTTCAATTATGTTCCACTGGTTTTATAACACATGTGATGCAAACCCAACAGTTAAAAGCATCTGAAATGGACTTTACATCAAAAAATTTTCAACCTGGGCCTATTAGTGCCAGGCAAATATTTGGAAACAGAAACCAAAGTTCAGTTGAGACCCCAAACATGgacttaaatattaatttaagtgAGGAATCTACTAAATTAAGCAACCAAAATTTTTGCTTAACAAATATAAAagatggaccaaaaaacaaaagcataggAATCTCTAAAAATAAGACATGTTTtcataagaaaaacaataagCAATCACATACAAGTAACTTGTTATCTAATGCTTCTTTAACTTTTCCTTGGAACGTACGCATTGCAAATAatgggaagaaaacagaaaagctgATTGTTCACAAAAACCTAAATTTGGTTTCACAGCCATCCTCTTTTGAGAAGTTTAAGAGACAATATAGGAAAGTTGAGAGTCCTTTGCCTACAAGAATTCAGGATATTAGTGATGATTCTGAAATAACTACCAATAATGGTTCCCAAATTGAACCCGATGTTTCCCAGAAAGGGAATAGTCATTTAGACCATTCCAATATTTGCCAAATTCCAACCATAATAAATAATGAACCCAATGATAGTGACCAGCCAATGTCAGGACAGTTTCCAACTTCTAAGAAAAAGGAGAAGTTGGGGCAACAGGATGCTGTTGTGAGAGAAAGTCCTATAGTATTGTCTAGTGACTATTCTCAACATAACAGAAAATCTTCGAATGTCAATAGGCCAGTAGGATCATTAGCATCTAAACTGTCCAGAATGAAAGGTCACAACAAAGAACCTTTAATTATAGAAAGTATAGGACATTCTAATGGTTCTTGTCAGTTCAACTCTAGTAAAAAAGACAGTAATAACTTATGCAATGTGTTACCCCAGGATTCTCATAAGTTACCTCATAACATTCATAAAATGACAGGAGATAGTAGCCTCATCCCAGATTCGAATACTGCTGTGCAAGATAATACCtgtaataaaaatacaaattcacaTTTTCCTAACCAGTCATCGGTAATCAATACAACAGAGGACTATCCTGTGAGACATAATGGTCCTTTGGTATCATCCAGGAATGCATCTTTTGAAGTCTGGAAAGACCCAAGTGTTCTCACCTTATTTTCAGAACAACAGTTGGAAACAGCCAATCCTCCCAGCACAGCTTTACTAAGTCATGTAGATTTTTCAGCAGATGATCAAATTTCAGTTGagaaagaaaataccaaaataaCAGTTTCTAAGGATGAAGAGTCAATGGTACGTTCCTTTGATTGGCAACAACATTTTGATGTGTCATTGGGTAGAACAGTCTATGTCAACAAAATAACTGGACTTAGCACATTCAGTGCCCCCCAGGAGGATAGTCTGGCCACTTGTACGAAAGACCTAACAACCATGGCTGTCAACGTTGTCTTTGGAAATG GATTTCAGTACAGATGCCATCCATTTAGAAGCAACCTTGTCCTGCCTTTCCTTCGCAGAACTAGAGAAGAAAGGACTACAGTGAGACAGGAATACAGAG aTACTGTGGATGAAGCTATTGGTACTGATTCTCTCCAAACTTTGTTCTCAGAGTGGGAAAATCCAGTATTTTCCCGATATCCAGAG GTTGCTCTTGATGTGAGCAGTGAACAGGCTGAGAGTCTAAAAGTGAAAATTCACAACATCTTGTATCCCTATCGTTTTACCAAAGAGATGGTTCATTCGATGCAG GGAATAGACCACCAGCCAATGGCAGTAAAGCTGAGAGGCTGGGATTCCCACCTGCAGTGTGTCTGCCAGCAGCACGTGTGA
- the MLH3 gene encoding DNA mismatch repair protein Mlh3 isoform X5, which produces MIKCLSEEVQTKLRSGVAISSLSQCVEELALNSIDAEAKCVAVRVNMETFKVQIVDNGSGMERDDLNRMGKQYFTSKCKSLQDLENPKYYGFRGEAVSSIVNMASAVEISSKTQRTVETFVKLFQNGKALEACEAELTRPSSGTTITVCNLFYQLPVRRKCMDPRLEFEKVRQRIEALSLMHPSISFSLRNDISGTMVLQLPKTKDTCSRFCQIYGLGKSQKLREINFKYKEFELNGYISSEAHYNKNLQFLFVNKRLILKTRLHKLIDFLLRKESIICRPKGNLASKQMNSSPPRHRSNPELHGIYVINVKCQFGEYDVCLDPAKTLIEFKNWDIVLVCIQEGIKTFLKQEQLFIELSSDDIKEFNEDSGLTLFNTVLQPVTTSDEKCVQNNFQEACENILDSYEIFNMKSKTVKRKAVVENFTLKTCRSEEDIRQTRDYQTNSDPNEMCFNDVIESSVYCQDGTCPEPNILTQQEAKFTETEKNNTKNICLEYEYSENFCGPSSEVLKSCSHASHHLEESGENPCLQKEKINDNGMVVSSVCEEYQQRPPPFGKMLLETCDTLKEDERTRRESNCDKGTTQFNIGQVQLCSTGFITHVMQTQQLKASEMDFTSKNFQPGPISARQIFGNRNQSSVETPNMDLNINLSEESTKLSNQNFCLTNIKDGPKNKSIGISKNKTCFHKKNNKQSHTSNLLSNASLTFPWNVRIANNGKKTEKLIVHKNLNLVSQPSSFEKFKRQYRKVESPLPTRIQDISDDSEITTNNGSQIEPDVSQKGNSHLDHSNICQIPTIINNEPNDSDQPMSGQFPTSKKKEKLGQQDAVVRESPIVLSSDYSQHNRKSSNVNRPVGSLASKLSRMKGHNKEPLIIESIGHSNGSCQFNSSKKDSNNLCNVLPQDSHKLPHNIHKMTGDSSLIPDSNTAVQDNTCNKNTNSHFPNQSSVINTTEDYPVRHNGPLVSSRNASFEVWKDPSVLTLFSEQQLETANPPSTALLSHVDFSADDQISVEKENTKITVSKDEESMVRSFDWQQHFDVSLGRTVYVNKITGLSTFSAPQEDSLATCTKDLTTMAVNVVFGNGFQYRCHPFRSNLVLPFLRRTREERTTVRQEYRDTVDEAIGTDSLQTLFSEWENPVFSRYPEVALDVSSEQAESLKVKIHNILYPYRFTKEMVHSMQLLHLHHNHHHLQ; this is translated from the exons ATGATCAAGTGTTTGTCTGAGGAAGTGCAAACTAAACTTCGTTCTGGTGTGGCTATCAGCTCCCTTAGCCAGTGTGTTGAAGAACTTGCCCTTAATAGCATTGATGCTGAAGCAAAATGTGTTGCTGTGAGAGTAAACATGGAAACTTTCAAAGTTCAGATTGTAGACAATGGATCTGGGATGGAAAGGGATGATCTCAACAGGATGGGAAAACAATATTTCACCAGTAAATGCAAATCTCTACAAGACTTAGAGAACCCAAAATATTATGGTTTCCGAGGGGAGGCAGTTTCAAGCATAGTAAATATGGCCAGTGCTGTTGAAATTTCATCCAAAACACAGAGAACAGTAGAAACTTTTGTGAAACTGTTTCAGAATGGGAAAGCCCTGGAAGCTTGTGAAGCTGAGTTGACTAGGCCAAGTTCAGGAACAACAATTACCGTATGTAACCTATTTTACCAAttaccagtgaggaggaaatgcaTGGATCCCAGACTGGAATTTGAGAAGGTTAGGCAGAGGATTGAAGCATTGTCACTCATGCACCCatccatctccttttctttaagaaatgatatttCTGGTACTATGGTTCTTCAGCTCCCCAAAACCAAAGATACATGCTCTAGATTTTGTCAAATTTATGGACTGGGTAAGTCACAAAAGTTAAGAGAaatcaattttaaatataaagaatttgaaCTAAATGGATATATCAGTTCTGAAgcacattataataaaaatttgcaGTTTTTGTTCGTGAACAAAAGACTGATTTTAAAGACAAGATTGCATAAACTCATTGACtttttattaagaaaagaaagtattattTGTAGGCCAAAGGGTAACCTTGCAAGTAAGCAAATGAATTCAAGCCCTCCTCGGCATCGGTCAAACCCAGAACTCCATGGGATCTATGTAATCAATGTCAAATGCCAATTTGGTGAGTATGATGTGTGTCTAGATCCAGCAAAAACTTTAATTGAATTTAAGAACTGGGATATTGTCTTAGTTTGCATTCAAGAaggtataaaaacatttttaaaacaagaacAATTATTTATAGAATTGTCAAGTGATGACATTAAAGAATTTAATGAAGACAGTGGCTTGACCTTATTCAATACCGTTCTTCAGCCTGTGACCACCTCTGATGAAAAATGTGTCCAGAACAATTTTCAGGAAGCATGTGAAAATATTTTGGattcatatgaaatatttaatatgaaGTCTAAAACTGTGAAAAGAAAAGCTGTTGTGGAAAACTTTACTTTAAAGACTTGTAGGAGTGAAGAAGACATCAGACAAACAAGAGACTATCAGACCAACAGTGACCCAAATGAAATGTGCTTTAATGATGTGATAGAATCATCTGTATATTGTCAAGATGGCACCTGCCCAGAACCAAATATCTTAACACAACAGGAAGCCAAATTCacagagactgaaaaaaataatactaaaaatatttgtttGGAATATGAGTATTCTGAAAACTTCTGTGGACCCAGTTCAGAAGTGTTAAAGAGTTGTTCTCATGCTTCACATCATCTTGAAGAAAGTGGAGAAAATCCATGTCTGCAAAAGGAAAAGATCAATGATAATGGAATGGTTGTTAGCAGTGTTTGTGAGGAATACCAACAAAGACCTCCACCTTTTGGAAAAATGCTTTTGGAGACATGTGATACACttaaagaagatgaaagaacAAGAAGAGAATCTAATTGTGATAAAGGAACCACACAGTTCAATATTGGACAAGTTCAATTATGTTCCACTGGTTTTATAACACATGTGATGCAAACCCAACAGTTAAAAGCATCTGAAATGGACTTTACATCAAAAAATTTTCAACCTGGGCCTATTAGTGCCAGGCAAATATTTGGAAACAGAAACCAAAGTTCAGTTGAGACCCCAAACATGgacttaaatattaatttaagtgAGGAATCTACTAAATTAAGCAACCAAAATTTTTGCTTAACAAATATAAAagatggaccaaaaaacaaaagcataggAATCTCTAAAAATAAGACATGTTTtcataagaaaaacaataagCAATCACATACAAGTAACTTGTTATCTAATGCTTCTTTAACTTTTCCTTGGAACGTACGCATTGCAAATAatgggaagaaaacagaaaagctgATTGTTCACAAAAACCTAAATTTGGTTTCACAGCCATCCTCTTTTGAGAAGTTTAAGAGACAATATAGGAAAGTTGAGAGTCCTTTGCCTACAAGAATTCAGGATATTAGTGATGATTCTGAAATAACTACCAATAATGGTTCCCAAATTGAACCCGATGTTTCCCAGAAAGGGAATAGTCATTTAGACCATTCCAATATTTGCCAAATTCCAACCATAATAAATAATGAACCCAATGATAGTGACCAGCCAATGTCAGGACAGTTTCCAACTTCTAAGAAAAAGGAGAAGTTGGGGCAACAGGATGCTGTTGTGAGAGAAAGTCCTATAGTATTGTCTAGTGACTATTCTCAACATAACAGAAAATCTTCGAATGTCAATAGGCCAGTAGGATCATTAGCATCTAAACTGTCCAGAATGAAAGGTCACAACAAAGAACCTTTAATTATAGAAAGTATAGGACATTCTAATGGTTCTTGTCAGTTCAACTCTAGTAAAAAAGACAGTAATAACTTATGCAATGTGTTACCCCAGGATTCTCATAAGTTACCTCATAACATTCATAAAATGACAGGAGATAGTAGCCTCATCCCAGATTCGAATACTGCTGTGCAAGATAATACCtgtaataaaaatacaaattcacaTTTTCCTAACCAGTCATCGGTAATCAATACAACAGAGGACTATCCTGTGAGACATAATGGTCCTTTGGTATCATCCAGGAATGCATCTTTTGAAGTCTGGAAAGACCCAAGTGTTCTCACCTTATTTTCAGAACAACAGTTGGAAACAGCCAATCCTCCCAGCACAGCTTTACTAAGTCATGTAGATTTTTCAGCAGATGATCAAATTTCAGTTGagaaagaaaataccaaaataaCAGTTTCTAAGGATGAAGAGTCAATGGTACGTTCCTTTGATTGGCAACAACATTTTGATGTGTCATTGGGTAGAACAGTCTATGTCAACAAAATAACTGGACTTAGCACATTCAGTGCCCCCCAGGAGGATAGTCTGGCCACTTGTACGAAAGACCTAACAACCATGGCTGTCAACGTTGTCTTTGGAAATG GATTTCAGTACAGATGCCATCCATTTAGAAGCAACCTTGTCCTGCCTTTCCTTCGCAGAACTAGAGAAGAAAGGACTACAGTGAGACAGGAATACAGAG aTACTGTGGATGAAGCTATTGGTACTGATTCTCTCCAAACTTTGTTCTCAGAGTGGGAAAATCCAGTATTTTCCCGATATCCAGAG GTTGCTCTTGATGTGAGCAGTGAACAGGCTGAGAGTCTAAAAGTGAAAATTCACAACATCTTGTATCCCTATCGTTTTACCAAAGAGATGGTTCATTCGATGCAG CTTCTTCACcttcatcataatcatcatcatcttcaataG
- the MLH3 gene encoding DNA mismatch repair protein Mlh3 isoform X3 — MIKCLSEEVQTKLRSGVAISSLSQCVEELALNSIDAEAKCVAVRVNMETFKVQIVDNGSGMERDDLNRMGKQYFTSKCKSLQDLENPKYYGFRGEAVSSIVNMASAVEISSKTQRTVETFVKLFQNGKALEACEAELTRPSSGTTITVCNLFYQLPVRRKCMDPRLEFEKVRQRIEALSLMHPSISFSLRNDISGTMVLQLPKTKDTCSRFCQIYGLGKSQKLREINFKYKEFELNGYISSEAHYNKNLQFLFVNKRLILKTRLHKLIDFLLRKESIICRPKGNLASKQMNSSPPRHRSNPELHGIYVINVKCQFGEYDVCLDPAKTLIEFKNWDIVLVCIQEGIKTFLKQEQLFIELSSDDIKEFNEDSGLTLFNTVLQPVTTSDEKCVQNNFQEACENILDSYEIFNMKSKTVKRKAVVENFTLKTCRSEEDIRQTRDYQTNSDPNEMCFNDVIESSVYCQDGTCPEPNILTQQEAKFTETEKNNTKNICLEYEYSENFCGPSSEVLKSCSHASHHLEESGENPCLQKEKINDNGMVVSSVCEEYQQRPPPFGKMLLETCDTLKEDERTRRESNCDKGTTQFNIGQVQLCSTGFITHVMQTQQLKASEMDFTSKNFQPGPISARQIFGNRNQSSVETPNMDLNINLSEESTKLSNQNFCLTNIKDGPKNKSIGISKNKTCFHKKNNKQSHTSNLLSNASLTFPWNVRIANNGKKTEKLIVHKNLNLVSQPSSFEKFKRQYRKVESPLPTRIQDISDDSEITTNNGSQIEPDVSQKGNSHLDHSNICQIPTIINNEPNDSDQPMSGQFPTSKKKEKLGQQDAVVRESPIVLSSDYSQHNRKSSNVNRPVGSLASKLSRMKGHNKEPLIIESIGHSNGSCQFNSSKKDSNNLCNVLPQDSHKLPHNIHKMTGDSSLIPDSNTAVQDNTCNKNTNSHFPNQSSVINTTEDYPVRHNGPLVSSRNASFEVWKDPSVLTLFSEQQLETANPPSTALLSHVDFSADDQISVEKENTKITVSKDEESMVRSFDWQQHFDVSLGRTVYVNKITGLSTFSAPQEDSLATCTKDLTTMAVNVVFGNGFQYRCHPFRSNLVLPFLRRTREERTTVRQEYRDTVDEAIGTDSLQTLFSEWENPVFSRYPEVALDVSSEQAESLKVKIHNILYPYRFTKEMVHSMQVLQQVDNKFIACLMSTKWEENDKAGGNLLVLVDQHAAHERIRLEQLICDSYEKEQPKSFCRKKLLSSTISPPMEVMVTEQQRRLLQLLEEPVENHLSEMSDSPVKKKSKSWYFKCLRTLVAMSEMVNK, encoded by the exons ATGATCAAGTGTTTGTCTGAGGAAGTGCAAACTAAACTTCGTTCTGGTGTGGCTATCAGCTCCCTTAGCCAGTGTGTTGAAGAACTTGCCCTTAATAGCATTGATGCTGAAGCAAAATGTGTTGCTGTGAGAGTAAACATGGAAACTTTCAAAGTTCAGATTGTAGACAATGGATCTGGGATGGAAAGGGATGATCTCAACAGGATGGGAAAACAATATTTCACCAGTAAATGCAAATCTCTACAAGACTTAGAGAACCCAAAATATTATGGTTTCCGAGGGGAGGCAGTTTCAAGCATAGTAAATATGGCCAGTGCTGTTGAAATTTCATCCAAAACACAGAGAACAGTAGAAACTTTTGTGAAACTGTTTCAGAATGGGAAAGCCCTGGAAGCTTGTGAAGCTGAGTTGACTAGGCCAAGTTCAGGAACAACAATTACCGTATGTAACCTATTTTACCAAttaccagtgaggaggaaatgcaTGGATCCCAGACTGGAATTTGAGAAGGTTAGGCAGAGGATTGAAGCATTGTCACTCATGCACCCatccatctccttttctttaagaaatgatatttCTGGTACTATGGTTCTTCAGCTCCCCAAAACCAAAGATACATGCTCTAGATTTTGTCAAATTTATGGACTGGGTAAGTCACAAAAGTTAAGAGAaatcaattttaaatataaagaatttgaaCTAAATGGATATATCAGTTCTGAAgcacattataataaaaatttgcaGTTTTTGTTCGTGAACAAAAGACTGATTTTAAAGACAAGATTGCATAAACTCATTGACtttttattaagaaaagaaagtattattTGTAGGCCAAAGGGTAACCTTGCAAGTAAGCAAATGAATTCAAGCCCTCCTCGGCATCGGTCAAACCCAGAACTCCATGGGATCTATGTAATCAATGTCAAATGCCAATTTGGTGAGTATGATGTGTGTCTAGATCCAGCAAAAACTTTAATTGAATTTAAGAACTGGGATATTGTCTTAGTTTGCATTCAAGAaggtataaaaacatttttaaaacaagaacAATTATTTATAGAATTGTCAAGTGATGACATTAAAGAATTTAATGAAGACAGTGGCTTGACCTTATTCAATACCGTTCTTCAGCCTGTGACCACCTCTGATGAAAAATGTGTCCAGAACAATTTTCAGGAAGCATGTGAAAATATTTTGGattcatatgaaatatttaatatgaaGTCTAAAACTGTGAAAAGAAAAGCTGTTGTGGAAAACTTTACTTTAAAGACTTGTAGGAGTGAAGAAGACATCAGACAAACAAGAGACTATCAGACCAACAGTGACCCAAATGAAATGTGCTTTAATGATGTGATAGAATCATCTGTATATTGTCAAGATGGCACCTGCCCAGAACCAAATATCTTAACACAACAGGAAGCCAAATTCacagagactgaaaaaaataatactaaaaatatttgtttGGAATATGAGTATTCTGAAAACTTCTGTGGACCCAGTTCAGAAGTGTTAAAGAGTTGTTCTCATGCTTCACATCATCTTGAAGAAAGTGGAGAAAATCCATGTCTGCAAAAGGAAAAGATCAATGATAATGGAATGGTTGTTAGCAGTGTTTGTGAGGAATACCAACAAAGACCTCCACCTTTTGGAAAAATGCTTTTGGAGACATGTGATACACttaaagaagatgaaagaacAAGAAGAGAATCTAATTGTGATAAAGGAACCACACAGTTCAATATTGGACAAGTTCAATTATGTTCCACTGGTTTTATAACACATGTGATGCAAACCCAACAGTTAAAAGCATCTGAAATGGACTTTACATCAAAAAATTTTCAACCTGGGCCTATTAGTGCCAGGCAAATATTTGGAAACAGAAACCAAAGTTCAGTTGAGACCCCAAACATGgacttaaatattaatttaagtgAGGAATCTACTAAATTAAGCAACCAAAATTTTTGCTTAACAAATATAAAagatggaccaaaaaacaaaagcataggAATCTCTAAAAATAAGACATGTTTtcataagaaaaacaataagCAATCACATACAAGTAACTTGTTATCTAATGCTTCTTTAACTTTTCCTTGGAACGTACGCATTGCAAATAatgggaagaaaacagaaaagctgATTGTTCACAAAAACCTAAATTTGGTTTCACAGCCATCCTCTTTTGAGAAGTTTAAGAGACAATATAGGAAAGTTGAGAGTCCTTTGCCTACAAGAATTCAGGATATTAGTGATGATTCTGAAATAACTACCAATAATGGTTCCCAAATTGAACCCGATGTTTCCCAGAAAGGGAATAGTCATTTAGACCATTCCAATATTTGCCAAATTCCAACCATAATAAATAATGAACCCAATGATAGTGACCAGCCAATGTCAGGACAGTTTCCAACTTCTAAGAAAAAGGAGAAGTTGGGGCAACAGGATGCTGTTGTGAGAGAAAGTCCTATAGTATTGTCTAGTGACTATTCTCAACATAACAGAAAATCTTCGAATGTCAATAGGCCAGTAGGATCATTAGCATCTAAACTGTCCAGAATGAAAGGTCACAACAAAGAACCTTTAATTATAGAAAGTATAGGACATTCTAATGGTTCTTGTCAGTTCAACTCTAGTAAAAAAGACAGTAATAACTTATGCAATGTGTTACCCCAGGATTCTCATAAGTTACCTCATAACATTCATAAAATGACAGGAGATAGTAGCCTCATCCCAGATTCGAATACTGCTGTGCAAGATAATACCtgtaataaaaatacaaattcacaTTTTCCTAACCAGTCATCGGTAATCAATACAACAGAGGACTATCCTGTGAGACATAATGGTCCTTTGGTATCATCCAGGAATGCATCTTTTGAAGTCTGGAAAGACCCAAGTGTTCTCACCTTATTTTCAGAACAACAGTTGGAAACAGCCAATCCTCCCAGCACAGCTTTACTAAGTCATGTAGATTTTTCAGCAGATGATCAAATTTCAGTTGagaaagaaaataccaaaataaCAGTTTCTAAGGATGAAGAGTCAATGGTACGTTCCTTTGATTGGCAACAACATTTTGATGTGTCATTGGGTAGAACAGTCTATGTCAACAAAATAACTGGACTTAGCACATTCAGTGCCCCCCAGGAGGATAGTCTGGCCACTTGTACGAAAGACCTAACAACCATGGCTGTCAACGTTGTCTTTGGAAATG GATTTCAGTACAGATGCCATCCATTTAGAAGCAACCTTGTCCTGCCTTTCCTTCGCAGAACTAGAGAAGAAAGGACTACAGTGAGACAGGAATACAGAG aTACTGTGGATGAAGCTATTGGTACTGATTCTCTCCAAACTTTGTTCTCAGAGTGGGAAAATCCAGTATTTTCCCGATATCCAGAG GTTGCTCTTGATGTGAGCAGTGAACAGGCTGAGAGTCTAAAAGTGAAAATTCACAACATCTTGTATCCCTATCGTTTTACCAAAGAGATGGTTCATTCGATGCAG GTTCTCCAACAAGTAGATAATAAGTTCATTGCCTGTTTAATGAGTACAAAGTGGGAAGAAAATGACAAGGCAG GTGGAAACCTGCTTGTTTTGGTAGATCAACATGCTGCCCATGAGCGGATCCGCTTAGAACAGCTTATTTGTG